A genomic window from Oceanobacillus timonensis includes:
- a CDS encoding lysozyme family protein yields MIFLRMKIMLIVGGIGLLAFLGLLAFVAIFISDEDGDFDTSTEIGSSGELSNTELTEDVLAHQETVEKYAEEYDISDYVPVLLAIIAVESGGTAEDVMQSSESLGLSPNSIDTEASIEQGTKYLAELLQSAEEKDVDDSTVLQAYNYGGGFIDYVAENGKSYSFELAESFAKEQSGGTKVSYPNPIAEEKNGGWRYQFGNMFYVDLLEPYLQESNETSSFGDETFQQVMEEALKYEGFPYVFGGDNPDTSFDCSGLMRWVYQKAGINLPRTAQEQYDVTESISLSEAEPGDLVFFHSTYSTANYVTHVGIYVGDNQMYQAGDPIGYADLTTDYWQEHLIGAGRINN; encoded by the coding sequence ATGATTTTTTTACGAATGAAAATCATGTTGATTGTTGGTGGAATAGGCTTATTGGCTTTTCTTGGTTTACTAGCTTTTGTGGCTATATTTATTTCCGATGAAGACGGAGACTTTGATACTTCTACGGAGATTGGTTCATCTGGGGAATTAAGTAATACCGAATTAACAGAGGATGTATTGGCTCATCAAGAAACTGTGGAAAAATACGCTGAGGAATATGATATAAGTGATTATGTTCCTGTCTTGCTCGCAATTATTGCAGTAGAGAGTGGCGGAACTGCGGAAGATGTTATGCAGAGTAGCGAATCACTCGGATTATCTCCCAATTCGATAGATACAGAAGCATCCATTGAACAGGGAACAAAATACCTTGCGGAGCTATTGCAATCAGCAGAAGAAAAAGATGTCGATGATTCAACCGTCCTTCAAGCATATAACTACGGGGGCGGTTTTATTGATTATGTGGCAGAGAACGGAAAATCGTATAGCTTTGAATTAGCGGAAAGTTTTGCAAAGGAGCAATCGGGAGGAACGAAAGTTAGCTATCCTAATCCAATTGCAGAGGAAAAAAACGGTGGATGGCGTTATCAATTTGGCAATATGTTTTATGTCGATTTATTAGAACCATATCTTCAAGAATCAAATGAAACGTCATCTTTTGGAGATGAAACTTTTCAGCAAGTAATGGAGGAAGCCTTAAAATATGAAGGTTTTCCATATGTTTTTGGCGGTGATAATCCAGATACTTCTTTTGATTGTAGCGGTTTGATGCGTTGGGTATATCAAAAAGCAGGAATTAACCTTCCTCGAACTGCACAAGAACAATATGACGTAACAGAATCTATTTCTTTATCGGAAGCTGAACCGGGTGATTTAGTTTTCTTCCATTCCACATACTCTACTGCAAATTATGTGACGCACGTTGGAATCTACGTTGGCGATAATCAGATGTATCAAGCTGGTGATCCGATTGGTTATGCGGATTTAACAACAGATTATTGGCAAGAACATCTAATTGGCGCTGGACGTATTAATAATTAA
- a CDS encoding conjugal transfer protein: MKLPFNKKDKEVKPKKEPERKIKTIGKRKKSVIFLWILLVSSLAFGIYKNFTAIDQHTIHEVEKVETSIIDTNAIENFTKQFVRDYYTWENESEKLEERKDKLQRYLTEELQVLNEDTIRDDIPTISTVENINIWSVTEEEDNTFSVVYSVRQKITEEKETTFTSSTYRILLHQDEQENLVITQNPTMWTQPEKSNFSPDQVESDGSVEAATEEEINEFLETFFSSYPTATEQELAYYVKGNVLPPIEKEYVFSELINPVYQAQDNQVKAWVTVKYLDQGTKAMQLSQYELTLEKDSNWIIVE, translated from the coding sequence ATGAAACTTCCTTTTAATAAAAAAGATAAAGAAGTAAAACCAAAGAAAGAACCAGAGAGAAAGATAAAAACCATAGGGAAACGAAAAAAATCAGTCATTTTTTTATGGATACTACTTGTTAGCAGCTTGGCTTTTGGAATCTATAAAAACTTTACTGCCATCGATCAGCACACAATTCATGAAGTGGAAAAGGTAGAAACAAGCATCATAGATACGAATGCCATTGAAAACTTCACCAAACAATTTGTGCGAGATTACTATACTTGGGAAAATGAATCAGAGAAATTAGAAGAACGAAAAGACAAGCTTCAAAGGTACTTGACAGAGGAATTGCAAGTTTTAAATGAGGATACGATTCGAGATGATATTCCAACCATTTCCACTGTTGAGAATATCAATATATGGTCCGTTACCGAAGAAGAAGATAATACTTTTTCAGTTGTATATTCTGTGCGGCAAAAAATAACAGAAGAAAAAGAAACCACATTTACAAGCTCGACCTATCGTATCTTGCTTCATCAAGATGAACAAGAAAATCTAGTTATTACGCAAAATCCAACAATGTGGACCCAGCCTGAAAAGTCTAATTTTTCACCAGATCAGGTGGAAAGTGATGGGTCAGTTGAAGCTGCTACCGAAGAAGAAATCAATGAGTTTTTAGAGACCTTTTTCTCTTCCTATCCAACGGCTACGGAACAAGAGCTTGCTTATTATGTAAAAGGTAACGTATTACCGCCCATCGAAAAAGAGTATGTATTTTCTGAGCTGATTAATCCGGTTTATCAAGCACAAGATAATCAGGTTAAAGCATGGGTTACGGTGAAATATTTAGACCAGGGAACAAAAGCAATGCAACTTTCACAGTATGAACTTACCTTAGAGAAAGATTCAAACTGGATAATTGTAGAGTAA